Proteins encoded in a region of the Paenibacillus sp. W2I17 genome:
- a CDS encoding erythromycin esterase family protein, which produces MKQLFRKVLLSTVVCSFSVMSIGQVAYMSGSTLVDKKNTISSELIWKESVRSNANTIKTIKAEKNDQYSDLMFLKPILTHKRIVSLGEASHGTSEYNSMKVRLVKFLHEELGYDVIAFESNLADTTTAYAQIHNTTPEELMKSSVYGVWQVEENLPLFEYIAQQSNTDHPLILTGFDSQGTSESFIQFVEAWFAKVDKNKATAFAQTERWYLKLNMVNKVADFNIQKKKIKEKYITLQKFVRDNKAELSRNQKEQLNLISLVDRVLQNRLDMLDNYHPHMVNLLAGVDPEKHLKLGSYERDRVMAGNVEWLAETVYPEEKIILWGHNYHIRKNNSTMITEHNGYDYDNNPYPTMGEMLPFSLKQAGYVIGLYAYEGSAYKNNGEEEQVQPHKKGSLEDIAANEMGPARFINMKDEELSPTTEWMYTPRIAKAWGVLDEKMIPRDQYDGILLIHKIHPSNH; this is translated from the coding sequence ATGAAACAGTTGTTCAGAAAAGTGTTATTGTCTACAGTGGTGTGCAGTTTCAGTGTGATGTCCATTGGTCAGGTGGCATATATGTCTGGATCAACTTTAGTTGACAAGAAGAATACGATATCTTCAGAATTAATTTGGAAAGAAAGCGTTCGCTCAAATGCAAATACGATTAAAACCATTAAAGCAGAAAAAAATGATCAGTACTCTGATTTGATGTTTCTAAAGCCTATTTTAACGCATAAACGAATCGTTAGCTTGGGAGAAGCATCGCATGGAACTTCAGAATACAATTCAATGAAAGTAAGACTCGTAAAATTTTTGCATGAAGAACTAGGATATGATGTCATTGCATTTGAATCCAATCTAGCCGATACTACTACTGCATATGCTCAAATACATAATACAACGCCGGAGGAATTGATGAAGAGCTCCGTCTATGGCGTGTGGCAGGTTGAAGAGAACTTACCTTTATTTGAATACATTGCACAACAAAGCAACACAGATCATCCGCTTATATTAACTGGATTTGATTCACAAGGCACGTCGGAGTCTTTTATTCAATTCGTTGAGGCGTGGTTTGCTAAGGTCGACAAGAATAAAGCAACAGCATTTGCGCAAACGGAACGCTGGTATTTAAAGCTTAACATGGTTAACAAAGTAGCCGATTTTAATATTCAAAAGAAGAAAATAAAAGAAAAATATATTACTCTCCAAAAGTTTGTAAGAGATAACAAAGCTGAATTAAGCAGGAATCAGAAAGAGCAACTCAATCTGATATCTCTGGTAGATCGCGTCTTACAAAATAGGTTAGACATGTTGGATAACTACCATCCTCATATGGTAAATCTGCTAGCAGGGGTAGACCCAGAGAAGCATTTGAAATTGGGAAGTTATGAACGAGATCGCGTGATGGCGGGTAATGTAGAATGGCTTGCAGAAACGGTCTATCCTGAGGAAAAAATTATTTTATGGGGACACAATTATCATATACGTAAGAATAATTCCACAATGATCACAGAACATAACGGATACGATTATGATAATAATCCATATCCAACCATGGGTGAGATGCTTCCATTCTCACTCAAGCAAGCTGGTTATGTTATAGGTTTGTATGCATATGAAGGAAGCGCATATAAAAACAATGGAGAGGAAGAGCAAGTCCAGCCTCATAAAAAAGGTAGTCTTGAAGATATTGCAGCAAATGAAATGGGCCCAGCCCGGTTCATCAACATGAAGGACGAGGAGTTAAGTCCAACAACGGAATGGATGTACACACCTCGAATTGCCAAAGCATGGGGAGTTTTAGACGAAAAGATGATACCTCGCGATCAGTATGATGGAATATTACTTATTCATAAAATCCATCCCTCTAATCACTAG
- a CDS encoding VOC family protein: MNFASVRIITDDVDRLVEFYEKITGVSAERPAPVFAELVMPSCTLAIGHSQTVQLFGAGSAVAANNRTVIIEFHVHDVDAEYERLKPFVDEWVKEPTTMPWGNRALLFRDPDGNLVNLFTPVTEEAIQRFSGRL; the protein is encoded by the coding sequence GTGAATTTTGCTTCTGTGCGTATCATTACTGATGACGTGGATCGTCTTGTCGAGTTCTATGAGAAAATTACGGGTGTTTCAGCAGAACGCCCTGCACCTGTCTTTGCCGAACTTGTTATGCCATCGTGCACTCTAGCGATCGGCCACTCCCAGACGGTGCAACTATTTGGCGCTGGTTCCGCTGTGGCGGCCAACAATCGTACAGTCATTATTGAGTTCCATGTCCACGATGTCGATGCGGAATACGAGCGCTTGAAGCCGTTTGTCGATGAGTGGGTAAAGGAACCTACCACAATGCCGTGGGGGAATCGCGCTTTGCTGTTTCGCGATCCTGACGGTAATCTGGTTAATCTCTTCACACCGGTGACCGAGGAAGCAATCCAACGGTTCAGTGGTAGGCTATAA
- a CDS encoding methyl-accepting chemotaxis protein: MRQTRKKKMDLRFKLYLIILVPLLAMGGLIIWATIDSSENASLMTMQHNNQQLAVNTASQLGQESELIKTLSSTASEESNEYKSLRDELVKVRLQSGALYVYMYNKTSDGWIYTVDGADWNDTEYSPYGTAMEFNPQIQERLLRGEVVTTGIVDDPTWGQLLSSFTPIKDSQGTVIGYLGIDISAEAVNQVSATSVNNAYQTIIPIFVVVLILSLVMMLFVVRGILRQVRDIKSSLEQVADGNLKVVSTHMTNDQLGDISDLINIMVAQLTNILMGIQQGSNTLQQSSKDISETAQTNQRQSEELSRAIEEIAIGSMKQAEETEHSVQHSENLGKIMDEVGSYVKQFTYTSEQLSSVQVQVTREHEVLLEKGRENAKRVEHQQDISRSLTTQSELASSISGQIHNILKQTQILSLNASIEAARAGEAGKGFAVVAGEMGQLAQQSERSIQEIDEILGSFVQEIHRMGSHFDANMVAVKEQEKQIADCLQAFGQVSLLSTEVHELAQSLDSRTMDMHSIRQELEQNLSYIASATEETSAMAEEVTASAVEQQRSANELSNISGELAGLAGNLKSYSDQFQIEVRKSGP; encoded by the coding sequence GTGAGACAGACTCGCAAAAAAAAGATGGATTTAAGGTTCAAACTGTATTTGATTATTCTGGTTCCGCTACTGGCCATGGGCGGTCTAATCATATGGGCCACCATCGACTCCAGTGAAAATGCATCACTAATGACCATGCAGCATAACAATCAGCAGCTGGCTGTGAATACCGCCTCTCAACTAGGTCAGGAGTCGGAATTAATTAAGACCTTATCTTCTACTGCTTCAGAAGAGAGCAACGAATATAAAAGTCTTAGGGACGAACTCGTTAAAGTTAGGCTTCAATCGGGAGCCTTGTATGTTTATATGTATAACAAAACTTCGGACGGGTGGATCTACACCGTGGATGGAGCGGATTGGAATGATACAGAGTACAGTCCTTACGGCACTGCAATGGAATTCAATCCCCAGATTCAGGAACGCCTGTTACGCGGTGAAGTCGTCACAACAGGCATTGTAGATGATCCAACCTGGGGACAGCTATTGTCCTCCTTTACACCAATCAAGGATTCGCAAGGTACTGTCATTGGCTATCTGGGCATTGATATTTCTGCTGAAGCAGTGAATCAAGTCTCCGCGACATCCGTGAATAATGCTTATCAGACCATTATCCCGATTTTTGTGGTTGTACTGATTCTTTCCTTGGTCATGATGTTATTCGTAGTACGAGGTATTCTTAGACAAGTACGCGATATTAAGTCAAGCCTCGAGCAGGTTGCTGATGGGAATCTCAAAGTCGTTTCCACACATATGACCAATGATCAACTCGGTGACATCAGTGATTTGATTAACATCATGGTTGCCCAATTAACGAACATTCTGATGGGAATACAGCAAGGTTCAAATACATTACAGCAGTCATCAAAAGATATTTCGGAAACCGCTCAGACGAACCAGCGTCAGAGCGAAGAACTTTCCAGAGCGATTGAGGAAATTGCCATAGGTTCAATGAAACAGGCTGAAGAGACAGAACACTCCGTCCAGCATTCAGAGAATCTCGGCAAAATAATGGATGAAGTAGGTTCATATGTGAAACAGTTTACTTATACTTCAGAGCAGCTATCTTCTGTTCAAGTACAAGTTACACGTGAACATGAGGTTCTGCTTGAGAAGGGCAGAGAGAATGCCAAGCGTGTCGAGCATCAACAGGATATTTCCAGGTCTCTGACGACTCAATCCGAACTCGCTTCCTCTATTAGCGGTCAAATTCACAACATTTTAAAACAAACTCAAATTCTATCCCTGAATGCTTCAATTGAAGCAGCCCGAGCTGGAGAAGCGGGTAAAGGCTTTGCAGTCGTTGCTGGGGAAATGGGACAGCTCGCTCAACAATCCGAACGTTCGATCCAGGAGATTGATGAGATCCTGGGTTCATTTGTTCAAGAGATACATCGGATGGGCAGCCATTTTGATGCGAATATGGTAGCTGTTAAGGAACAGGAGAAACAGATCGCTGATTGTCTCCAGGCATTTGGACAGGTTAGCCTCTTATCGACCGAAGTGCATGAGTTGGCTCAGAGTTTAGACAGCCGGACGATGGACATGCACTCTATTCGTCAGGAGTTGGAACAGAATCTCAGTTATATTGCTTCCGCAACCGAGGAAACTTCAGCCATGGCCGAAGAAGTCACGGCTAGTGCTGTGGAGCAGCAGCGATCGGCAAACGAACTGTCGAACATCTCCGGGGAACTCGCTGGTCTTGCAGGCAACCTCAAATCATATTCCGATCAATTTCAGATCGAAGTCCGTAAATCAGGTCCATAA
- a CDS encoding CdaR family transcriptional regulator, which translates to MTAKAGKLSVVQEDLLKLVQGIPREQMQQYVDRYLGSLLAEEGYDPELLQTLETYASCNGHINEMSSRLYIHRNTAAYRLEKLERLIGLPLKEPENLMLLNLVFLFRRLLEAEEAKMSDNCLLALDYRNRYRTF; encoded by the coding sequence ATGACTGCAAAAGCTGGCAAATTGTCCGTCGTCCAAGAAGATCTCCTCAAACTCGTCCAAGGTATTCCACGAGAGCAAATGCAACAATACGTCGACCGCTATCTTGGCAGCCTGCTCGCCGAAGAAGGCTATGACCCTGAGCTGCTACAGACGCTGGAAACGTATGCATCATGTAATGGCCACATCAATGAAATGTCTTCCAGGTTGTATATTCATCGTAATACAGCGGCTTACCGACTGGAGAAGCTGGAACGGCTCATAGGTCTTCCACTAAAAGAACCCGAAAACCTGATGCTGCTAAATCTGGTTTTCCTGTTCCGCAGATTGCTAGAAGCAGAGGAGGCCAAGATGTCCGACAATTGTCTCCTAGCTCTGGATTACCGAAATCGGTATCGGACATTTTAA
- the allB gene encoding allantoinase AllB has protein sequence MKSAIPYDLVIAGGMIVTEAAVERKDIGIIHGSIAEISDNIDPVGAPVIDARGLTVMPGVIDTHVHFNEPGLEAWEGFQTGSAALAAGGGTFFLDMPLNAIPPTVTVSTLQRKRERAAGRTYADYGFWGGLMPGYVKELPHLANAGVIGFKAFMSSPGDKDKDGFRRSDEDTLREGMRIIAETGKVLALHAEYEPTVTRLTREARSLGRFGPESYTASRPIEAEVEAVETALRYAAESGCRLHFVHISSEAAAGRIREARKAGVDVTLETCPHYLCLTDKDFAVMGAVAKCAPPLRDAEEQDKLWVKLKEGWFDFLSSDHSPCPASMKTGNDMFESWGGIAGVQSTLELMLDEGYLKRGVPLPLLARLLSAAPAERFGLAPVKGRIAVNCDADLVLVDLNASYTLQASDLYQKHRHSPYIGRSFGCKVKMTLLRGRLMYSEGSPLLNQGNGREFRSACPGAMNISS, from the coding sequence ATGAAATCCGCAATACCTTATGATTTAGTCATTGCAGGCGGAATGATCGTTACTGAAGCAGCTGTAGAGCGGAAGGATATCGGAATTATCCATGGATCGATAGCTGAAATCTCAGATAATATCGATCCGGTGGGGGCCCCAGTCATTGATGCGCGTGGACTGACGGTCATGCCTGGCGTAATTGACACACATGTACACTTTAATGAGCCAGGGCTGGAAGCCTGGGAAGGCTTCCAAACAGGTTCGGCTGCTCTTGCTGCCGGAGGAGGAACTTTCTTTCTGGATATGCCACTTAACGCCATTCCCCCTACGGTTACGGTTAGTACACTTCAACGAAAAAGAGAACGTGCGGCAGGCAGAACTTATGCTGACTACGGCTTCTGGGGCGGATTGATGCCTGGTTATGTTAAAGAGTTGCCACATCTGGCAAACGCCGGAGTGATCGGTTTCAAGGCCTTCATGTCTTCTCCGGGTGATAAAGACAAGGATGGGTTTCGCAGGTCGGACGAAGATACCCTCAGAGAAGGGATGCGAATTATCGCAGAGACGGGCAAGGTACTGGCGCTCCATGCGGAGTATGAGCCTACCGTAACCCGGCTTACTCGTGAAGCCCGAAGCTTGGGGCGGTTCGGCCCGGAGAGCTATACAGCCTCACGTCCAATAGAGGCTGAGGTGGAAGCGGTGGAAACTGCCTTGCGGTATGCAGCTGAGAGCGGATGTCGGTTACATTTTGTCCATATCAGCAGTGAGGCTGCTGCAGGACGAATCCGTGAAGCAAGGAAAGCTGGAGTTGATGTGACTCTTGAGACCTGTCCGCACTATCTCTGCCTGACTGACAAAGACTTTGCAGTCATGGGTGCAGTTGCGAAATGCGCGCCTCCACTACGTGATGCGGAAGAACAGGATAAGCTATGGGTTAAGTTAAAGGAAGGCTGGTTTGATTTTCTGTCTTCGGATCATTCGCCCTGCCCAGCAAGCATGAAGACAGGGAATGACATGTTTGAATCCTGGGGAGGCATTGCTGGTGTACAAAGCACATTGGAGTTGATGTTGGACGAAGGTTACCTGAAAAGGGGGGTTCCGCTCCCGTTACTGGCTCGCCTGTTGTCTGCGGCCCCAGCTGAACGATTCGGGCTGGCTCCTGTGAAGGGACGCATTGCAGTGAACTGCGATGCCGATCTAGTTCTGGTTGACCTTAATGCCTCTTACACGCTTCAAGCATCAGACCTCTATCAGAAGCATCGTCATTCACCGTACATTGGTCGTAGCTTTGGCTGTAAAGTTAAGATGACACTGTTGCGGGGCAGGTTGATGTATAGTGAAGGATCGCCACTTCTTAATCAAGGTAACGGCAGGGAATTCAGGAGCGCATGTCCTGGAGCTATGAATATAAGCAGCTAG
- a CDS encoding DUF6282 family protein translates to MLTFDHNQEQPQKRTPDRSKWNESFYRRSMELPDELLIGAIDSHVHAGPVLNSNPGHLDPIQVAQEAAAAGMKSIVYYDVFGWASGMAWVVNRHVPGIHTYGGYLMNSCHGGMNPRSVKTALHMEEGCRFISFGSHCTRHSAERESTLIDGKLVPFKDVYPRFAEKELSVATSIPLEGPVPEELDEILNMVAEHPEVYLNTGHVSVPEAFRLLDLAEQYGIAKVLIAHPVRGQMTIEEQKSAASRGAFLEACLVDWLYPDVPRTHYYVEREYMDMGAELGRYSNATKWMKTIREVGIDQFVLGTDYGIRAAPTPVQGMRTMIASMLDYQFSPDDIYRMVATNPARLIGIQS, encoded by the coding sequence ATGCTAACTTTCGATCACAATCAAGAACAACCGCAGAAGCGGACACCGGACCGTTCCAAATGGAATGAATCGTTTTACCGCAGATCAATGGAACTGCCGGATGAACTGTTAATTGGTGCCATTGATAGTCATGTCCATGCCGGTCCGGTATTGAACTCAAACCCGGGGCATCTGGACCCGATCCAGGTAGCACAGGAAGCTGCAGCCGCAGGCATGAAGAGCATTGTATATTATGATGTATTTGGCTGGGCTTCAGGGATGGCTTGGGTAGTGAACCGCCATGTACCGGGCATTCACACGTATGGAGGTTATTTGATGAATTCCTGTCATGGGGGGATGAATCCACGTTCCGTCAAAACCGCACTGCACATGGAAGAGGGTTGTCGCTTCATCAGCTTCGGATCACATTGTACACGTCATTCAGCTGAGAGGGAATCGACACTGATCGATGGCAAGTTGGTTCCGTTCAAGGATGTCTATCCACGGTTTGCCGAGAAGGAGCTGAGTGTGGCAACGTCGATCCCGCTGGAAGGCCCCGTTCCCGAAGAGCTGGATGAAATCTTAAACATGGTAGCAGAACATCCGGAGGTATATCTGAATACCGGCCATGTATCCGTGCCCGAAGCCTTCCGTCTGCTGGACCTTGCAGAACAATACGGTATTGCCAAGGTGCTGATCGCTCATCCTGTACGCGGACAAATGACGATTGAAGAGCAGAAATCCGCTGCGTCCAGGGGTGCTTTTCTGGAGGCCTGTCTTGTCGATTGGCTGTATCCTGATGTTCCCCGAACCCATTATTATGTAGAACGGGAATATATGGACATGGGAGCTGAGCTCGGCCGGTACTCAAACGCGACGAAATGGATGAAAACCATCCGTGAAGTGGGAATTGATCAGTTCGTCCTCGGAACGGACTATGGCATCCGCGCGGCACCAACCCCTGTACAAGGCATGAGAACAATGATTGCCAGCATGCTCGATTACCAATTCTCCCCGGATGATATTTACCGGATGGTTGCGACAAACCCAGCAAGGCTGATTGGCATCCAGTCTTAG
- a CDS encoding carbohydrate ABC transporter permease, with amino-acid sequence MELQLELQTQRSTRRFLPSPAKLAVNALMLLFTASCILPLLWIGYSSLKTQAEFANNILSLPSAPQFGNYLEAIKLTNMLQLSWNSARVTLLSVIGITAISYVTGYITARIDFKGKKVMIFYYLFGMLVPIHALLVPLYLLFKNFGLADQWYTLIIPYIAFNLSLPIMLISSYVTGIPKEIEEAAAIDGLSFSGTMYRIMLPIAIPVLTTVAILQFFSCWNEFSFALVLLNDESLRTVPLGMSYFKSQHSTNYPQLMAGMILSMLPVTIIYFVFSSRIIAGVMAGAVKG; translated from the coding sequence ATGGAGTTGCAACTGGAACTACAAACGCAGCGGAGCACGCGTCGCTTCCTTCCCAGTCCAGCAAAGTTGGCAGTGAATGCCCTAATGCTTCTTTTTACAGCCAGCTGCATATTGCCTCTGCTCTGGATCGGGTATTCATCACTAAAGACGCAAGCAGAATTCGCCAACAACATTCTTAGTCTGCCCAGCGCACCACAGTTCGGAAATTATTTGGAAGCAATCAAACTGACCAATATGCTTCAGTTGTCATGGAACAGCGCGAGGGTGACCCTCTTGTCAGTCATCGGCATTACAGCAATTTCATATGTAACAGGCTACATCACGGCCCGCATCGACTTCAAGGGAAAGAAAGTGATGATCTTTTATTACCTCTTCGGTATGCTGGTTCCAATTCATGCACTACTTGTTCCTCTTTATCTCCTGTTTAAAAATTTTGGCTTAGCAGATCAATGGTATACACTTATTATTCCTTATATTGCCTTTAACCTATCTCTACCAATCATGCTGATCAGCAGCTACGTGACTGGGATTCCAAAAGAAATTGAAGAAGCGGCAGCGATCGACGGCCTCAGTTTCAGCGGAACGATGTACCGTATCATGCTTCCAATTGCCATACCGGTGCTGACGACGGTCGCCATTCTGCAATTTTTTTCCTGCTGGAATGAATTTTCCTTTGCACTGGTGCTGCTCAATGACGAGTCGCTGCGCACGGTTCCACTCGGGATGTCCTATTTCAAATCACAGCACAGCACTAACTATCCGCAATTGATGGCCGGAATGATTCTGTCGATGCTGCCTGTCACGATTATCTATTTTGTGTTCAGTTCACGGATTATTGCCGGGGTCATGGCCGGAGCTGTTAAAGGATAA
- a CDS encoding carbohydrate ABC transporter permease: MGKALRPKGWVLLAYLLPGLIIYSFVVLVPIFAAFRDSFYSWTGGPKKTYISIENYKEILQDNVFWHSFLNNVLMTAYGLIGQVGFGFVFALLLMSKMVKLKGLHRTMSYFPSTLAPVIIAFLWMLIYNYNYGLLNAGLTKLGLDVLVQSWLDLTGPIVLLASIPLSWQNIGFFTLLMLAGLSSINKEVLEVAELDGATGIRKAWYIIIPLAKPTLVVASLLCIANNMRGFEHIYALTGGGPGNSSSVMALYAYETSFLRFRYGYGSALAIAIIALTMLLILLSTLALQRRDSKGGAY, translated from the coding sequence ATGGGCAAGGCGCTGCGACCGAAAGGATGGGTGCTTCTGGCATATCTGCTTCCGGGTCTCATTATCTATTCATTTGTCGTGTTGGTTCCCATATTTGCCGCTTTCCGAGACAGCTTCTACTCCTGGACGGGGGGCCCAAAAAAAACGTATATCAGCATTGAAAACTACAAGGAAATTCTGCAGGACAATGTGTTCTGGCATTCATTTCTGAATAATGTGCTGATGACAGCTTATGGCTTGATTGGACAAGTAGGGTTCGGCTTTGTTTTCGCCCTGCTGCTGATGTCCAAGATGGTAAAACTCAAAGGGCTGCATCGGACGATGAGTTATTTCCCCTCCACACTTGCCCCGGTAATCATCGCATTTCTATGGATGCTGATATACAACTATAATTACGGTTTACTAAATGCAGGATTAACCAAGCTTGGTCTTGATGTATTGGTGCAATCTTGGCTGGATCTGACGGGCCCAATCGTTCTGCTGGCCTCAATACCTCTGTCCTGGCAAAATATCGGGTTCTTTACACTGCTAATGCTGGCCGGACTGTCATCCATTAACAAAGAAGTTCTGGAGGTTGCTGAGCTGGACGGGGCTACAGGCATCCGAAAAGCCTGGTATATCATTATTCCCCTAGCCAAGCCGACTCTTGTTGTTGCCTCTCTGCTCTGTATTGCCAACAACATGCGCGGCTTCGAGCATATCTACGCATTGACCGGAGGCGGTCCGGGTAACTCATCCTCCGTGATGGCTCTGTATGCATACGAAACCTCTTTCCTTCGTTTCCGGTATGGATACGGATCTGCACTAGCCATTGCGATTATTGCGCTGACCATGCTCTTGATCCTGCTTTCCACGCTGGCACTTCAGCGCCGGGATTCCAAGGGAGGTGCATACTAA
- a CDS encoding ABC transporter substrate-binding protein: MNKRSFILGLLVVASSVLSACGSGDNEEATAESSKNVTISLLHRYQESNIGKSPEDTAVLDGLKRFMEDYPNVEIIEEQLQNEDYSIKAQALAAADDMPDVFIVPGSWMTNFVDNEIVLPLNEELEKRPEWRDGYRAGTLDAGTREGQVYGIPIAAGPTHLIYYNDDLFGSIGYDQFPSTWPDLMDAGEKLADKGINLFSYGDKSKGYAMSSWISALTDRINGPQWTESILNGSGAQFTDDGFVHGISMMHELAKAGYLNKDLNSVDADTMVNYYFEGRSAAFVSGIWSAMNIVNNAPEGIAAGTRVAVFPGVEGGLGNPLSSSGGAGVYYSVNSGVEAGEKLDAIMTMLEYMTGSDSAKLMAEVGGFPAYDPGDFDTGKLHPVALAAYEASAAADATKIFDLWFDASIVEVLNTGIQGVMAGSRTPEQLAEETQQAYETFLNNP; the protein is encoded by the coding sequence TTGAACAAACGGTCGTTCATATTGGGACTATTGGTGGTAGCATCGTCTGTGCTAAGTGCTTGCGGAAGCGGAGATAACGAAGAGGCAACGGCTGAAAGTAGCAAAAACGTTACGATATCGCTTCTGCACAGGTATCAGGAGTCCAATATCGGCAAAAGTCCAGAGGACACCGCAGTACTCGATGGATTGAAGCGGTTCATGGAAGATTATCCGAATGTCGAGATCATAGAAGAGCAGCTTCAGAACGAGGACTATTCTATCAAAGCTCAGGCACTAGCAGCAGCCGATGATATGCCTGATGTCTTTATCGTGCCTGGCTCATGGATGACCAATTTTGTGGACAACGAAATCGTACTGCCTTTGAATGAAGAATTGGAAAAGCGGCCAGAGTGGCGAGACGGTTACCGTGCAGGAACACTGGATGCCGGAACCCGCGAAGGTCAAGTTTATGGGATACCCATTGCAGCAGGGCCTACGCATCTTATCTACTATAATGACGATCTGTTCGGTAGCATCGGCTACGACCAATTCCCATCAACCTGGCCGGATCTGATGGATGCCGGAGAAAAGCTGGCTGACAAAGGCATTAACCTGTTCTCATACGGAGACAAGTCCAAAGGTTATGCCATGTCCAGCTGGATCAGTGCATTGACCGATCGGATCAACGGTCCGCAATGGACGGAGTCCATTCTAAACGGTAGCGGCGCTCAATTTACCGACGACGGTTTCGTACATGGAATCAGCATGATGCATGAGCTGGCGAAAGCAGGTTATCTAAACAAGGATCTGAATTCTGTGGATGCTGATACCATGGTTAATTATTATTTTGAAGGGCGCTCAGCGGCATTTGTCAGCGGAATCTGGTCAGCAATGAACATCGTGAACAATGCCCCGGAAGGGATTGCTGCTGGAACACGAGTTGCCGTCTTTCCGGGCGTTGAGGGCGGGCTTGGCAATCCGCTCAGTTCTTCTGGAGGCGCCGGTGTCTATTATAGCGTTAACTCTGGCGTAGAAGCTGGAGAAAAGTTAGACGCCATCATGACGATGTTAGAGTATATGACCGGTTCGGATAGCGCCAAGCTAATGGCAGAAGTCGGAGGTTTTCCAGCCTATGATCCCGGAGATTTCGATACAGGGAAGTTGCATCCGGTAGCCCTGGCTGCTTACGAGGCCAGCGCGGCGGCTGATGCGACTAAAATCTTTGACCTCTGGTTTGATGCTTCGATCGTAGAAGTGCTAAATACGGGGATTCAAGGGGTAATGGCCGGTTCCAGAACACCAGAGCAGCTGGCTGAGGAAACCCAACAAGCCTATGAGACTTTTTTAAATAATCCATAA
- a CDS encoding GntR family transcriptional regulator translates to MTKGKEREIYQDIKLAITQHKLLPNSQLVEDALAEAFEVSRTPIRNVLRRLAMEKLVTVIPYRGAFVSCPSVDEAREVFEMRRVIETSMVRKLCTTVKPEQLSPLEVLIREEHQASHDGDVVGALDVTVDIHLKLAELSDNYYYYHFLEELISLTSVIIALYGTNQSFCHDHVDLLAAILQQDGELAARIMTEHLWQIERSLNFTETAPNVLNFKEIFQK, encoded by the coding sequence ATGACCAAAGGGAAGGAGAGGGAAATCTACCAGGACATCAAACTAGCGATCACACAGCACAAGCTTCTGCCTAACTCACAACTGGTGGAGGATGCACTGGCGGAGGCTTTTGAGGTTAGCCGCACTCCAATAAGAAATGTGCTGAGAAGGCTTGCGATGGAGAAGCTGGTCACGGTTATTCCTTACCGGGGGGCATTTGTCTCTTGTCCTAGCGTTGATGAAGCAAGAGAGGTCTTTGAAATGCGCAGGGTCATTGAAACTTCAATGGTCCGGAAGCTGTGCACGACCGTGAAGCCCGAGCAATTATCCCCGCTGGAGGTTCTGATCCGGGAGGAGCATCAGGCTAGCCATGATGGCGATGTCGTTGGTGCATTGGATGTCACGGTAGATATACACCTTAAGCTGGCAGAACTATCGGATAACTATTACTACTATCATTTTCTGGAGGAGTTGATCTCGCTCACCTCGGTAATCATTGCCCTGTACGGGACAAATCAGAGCTTCTGCCACGATCATGTAGACTTGCTAGCTGCTATTCTGCAGCAAGATGGGGAACTGGCGGCCCGGATTATGACAGAACACCTCTGGCAAATCGAACGTTCTCTGAATTTCACAGAAACGGCGCCCAATGTCCTAAATTTTAAAGAGATCTTTCAGAAGTGA
- a CDS encoding (4Fe-4S)-binding protein yields MNKEKLYYGKDIEVMFNSDVCIHSGICVKGLPAVFDLSKRPWVDPDGDTSEAIARHIDTCPSGALTYKLLDGESSTKKEDEHA; encoded by the coding sequence ATGAATAAAGAGAAATTATATTACGGTAAAGATATCGAGGTTATGTTTAATTCGGATGTCTGCATTCATTCCGGTATTTGCGTAAAGGGCCTCCCTGCTGTTTTTGATTTAAGCAAGCGTCCTTGGGTTGATCCTGATGGTGACACTTCGGAGGCCATTGCCCGGCATATTGACACATGTCCAAGCGGAGCTTTGACGTATAAGCTTCTGGACGGTGAATCTTCAACAAAGAAAGAGGATGAACATGCATAA